The following proteins are encoded in a genomic region of Serinus canaria isolate serCan28SL12 chromosome 15, serCan2020, whole genome shotgun sequence:
- the SEPTIN5 gene encoding septin-5 isoform X2, translating into MVPEKTRAAQDESSEEQRSGKTPDHEKQYVGFATLPNQVHRKSVKKGFDFTLMVAGESGLGKSTLVNSLFLTDLYKDRKLLNAEERINQTVEIIKHTVDIEEKGVKLKLTIVDTPGFGDAVNNTECWKPITDYIDQQFEQYFRDESGLNRKNIQDNRVHCCLYFISPFGHGLRPVDVEFMKALHEKVNIVPLIAKADCLIPSEIRKLKERIREEIDKFGIKVYQFPECDSDEDEEFKQQDRELKESAPFAVIGSNTVVEAKGQRVRGRLYPWGIVEVENQAHCDFVKLRNMLIRTHMHDLKDVTCDVHYENYRAQCIQQMTSKLTQDNRIESPIPILPLPTPDTETEKLIKMKDEELRRMQEMLQKMQQQMQDQ; encoded by the exons ATGGTGCCCGAGAAGACGCGCGCAGCACAAGATGAgagctctgaggagcagaggagcgGGAAGACGCCG GACCACGAGAAGCAGTACGTGGGCTTTGCCACTCTGCCCAACCAGGTCCACCGGAAATCCGTGAAGAAGGGTTTCGACTTCACCCTGATGGTTGCAG GAGAGTCGGGTCTGGGCAAATCCACGCTGGTGAATAGCCTGTTCCTGACAGACCTCTACAAAGACAGGAAGCTCCTCAATGCAGAGG AGAGGATCAACCAGACAGTGGAGATCATCAAGCACACAGTGGACATTGAGGAGAAGGGTGTCAAGCTGAAGCTGACCATAGTGGACACACCAGGCTTTGGAGATGCTGTTAACAACACGGAGTG ctggaagccCATCACTGACTACATTGACCAGCAGTTTGAGCAGTATTTCCGTGATGAGAGTGGCCTGAACCGGAAGAACATCCAGGACAACCGAGTGCATTGCTGCCTCTACTTCATCTCTCCCTTTGGGCACGG gctgaggcCTGTGGATGTTGAGTTCATGAAGGCTCTGCATGAGAAGGTCAACATTGTGCCCCTGATTGCCAAAGCTGACTGCCTGATCCCCTCTGAGATCCGAAAGCTGAAGGAGAGG ATCCGGGAAGAGATTGACAAATTTGGCATTAAAGTGTATCAGTTTCCTGAGTGTGACTCTGATGAAGATGAGGAGTTCAAGCAGCAAGACAGAGAGCTGAAG GAGAGCGCTCCCTTCGCTGTCATCGGCAGCAACACCGTGGTGGAGGCAAAAGGCCAGCGGGTCCGGGGACGGCTCTACCCCTGGGGCATTGTGGAAG TGGAAAACCAGGCCCACTGTGACTTCGTGAAGCTGCGGAACATGCTGATCCGGACACACATGCACGACCTGAAGGACGTCACTTGTGATGTCCACTACGAGAACTACCGAGCTCAGTGCATCCAGCAAATGACCAG CAAGCTGACTCAGGACAACAGGATAGAAAGCCCCATTCCTATCTTGCCTCTCCCAACACCAGACACAGAGACAGAGAAGCTGATTAAGATGAAGGATGAGGAG
- the SEPTIN5 gene encoding septin-5 isoform X3, whose protein sequence is MAENQDHEKQYVGFATLPNQVHRKSVKKGFDFTLMVAGESGLGKSTLVNSLFLTDLYKDRKLLNAEERINQTVEIIKHTVDIEEKGVKLKLTIVDTPGFGDAVNNTECWKPITDYIDQQFEQYFRDESGLNRKNIQDNRVHCCLYFISPFGHGLRPVDVEFMKALHEKVNIVPLIAKADCLIPSEIRKLKERIREEIDKFGIKVYQFPECDSDEDEEFKQQDRELKESAPFAVIGSNTVVEAKGQRVRGRLYPWGIVEVENQAHCDFVKLRNMLIRTHMHDLKDVTCDVHYENYRAQCIQQMTSKLTQDNRIESPIPILPLPTPDTETEKLIKMKDEELRRMQEMLQKMQQQMQDQ, encoded by the exons ATGGCTGAGAATCAG GACCACGAGAAGCAGTACGTGGGCTTTGCCACTCTGCCCAACCAGGTCCACCGGAAATCCGTGAAGAAGGGTTTCGACTTCACCCTGATGGTTGCAG GAGAGTCGGGTCTGGGCAAATCCACGCTGGTGAATAGCCTGTTCCTGACAGACCTCTACAAAGACAGGAAGCTCCTCAATGCAGAGG AGAGGATCAACCAGACAGTGGAGATCATCAAGCACACAGTGGACATTGAGGAGAAGGGTGTCAAGCTGAAGCTGACCATAGTGGACACACCAGGCTTTGGAGATGCTGTTAACAACACGGAGTG ctggaagccCATCACTGACTACATTGACCAGCAGTTTGAGCAGTATTTCCGTGATGAGAGTGGCCTGAACCGGAAGAACATCCAGGACAACCGAGTGCATTGCTGCCTCTACTTCATCTCTCCCTTTGGGCACGG gctgaggcCTGTGGATGTTGAGTTCATGAAGGCTCTGCATGAGAAGGTCAACATTGTGCCCCTGATTGCCAAAGCTGACTGCCTGATCCCCTCTGAGATCCGAAAGCTGAAGGAGAGG ATCCGGGAAGAGATTGACAAATTTGGCATTAAAGTGTATCAGTTTCCTGAGTGTGACTCTGATGAAGATGAGGAGTTCAAGCAGCAAGACAGAGAGCTGAAG GAGAGCGCTCCCTTCGCTGTCATCGGCAGCAACACCGTGGTGGAGGCAAAAGGCCAGCGGGTCCGGGGACGGCTCTACCCCTGGGGCATTGTGGAAG TGGAAAACCAGGCCCACTGTGACTTCGTGAAGCTGCGGAACATGCTGATCCGGACACACATGCACGACCTGAAGGACGTCACTTGTGATGTCCACTACGAGAACTACCGAGCTCAGTGCATCCAGCAAATGACCAG CAAGCTGACTCAGGACAACAGGATAGAAAGCCCCATTCCTATCTTGCCTCTCCCAACACCAGACACAGAGACAGAGAAGCTGATTAAGATGAAGGATGAGGAG
- the SEPTIN5 gene encoding septin-5 isoform X1 produces MDSIIIQERLVERLLSPRTQAQRSHPGKLKDHEKQYVGFATLPNQVHRKSVKKGFDFTLMVAGESGLGKSTLVNSLFLTDLYKDRKLLNAEERINQTVEIIKHTVDIEEKGVKLKLTIVDTPGFGDAVNNTECWKPITDYIDQQFEQYFRDESGLNRKNIQDNRVHCCLYFISPFGHGLRPVDVEFMKALHEKVNIVPLIAKADCLIPSEIRKLKERIREEIDKFGIKVYQFPECDSDEDEEFKQQDRELKESAPFAVIGSNTVVEAKGQRVRGRLYPWGIVEVENQAHCDFVKLRNMLIRTHMHDLKDVTCDVHYENYRAQCIQQMTSKLTQDNRIESPIPILPLPTPDTETEKLIKMKDEELRRMQEMLQKMQQQMQDQ; encoded by the exons ATGGATTCGATCATTATTCAGGAGCGGTTAGTGGAGCGGCTGCTGTCTCCCCGGACGCAGGCACAGCGAAGCCACCCGGGCAAACTGAAG GACCACGAGAAGCAGTACGTGGGCTTTGCCACTCTGCCCAACCAGGTCCACCGGAAATCCGTGAAGAAGGGTTTCGACTTCACCCTGATGGTTGCAG GAGAGTCGGGTCTGGGCAAATCCACGCTGGTGAATAGCCTGTTCCTGACAGACCTCTACAAAGACAGGAAGCTCCTCAATGCAGAGG AGAGGATCAACCAGACAGTGGAGATCATCAAGCACACAGTGGACATTGAGGAGAAGGGTGTCAAGCTGAAGCTGACCATAGTGGACACACCAGGCTTTGGAGATGCTGTTAACAACACGGAGTG ctggaagccCATCACTGACTACATTGACCAGCAGTTTGAGCAGTATTTCCGTGATGAGAGTGGCCTGAACCGGAAGAACATCCAGGACAACCGAGTGCATTGCTGCCTCTACTTCATCTCTCCCTTTGGGCACGG gctgaggcCTGTGGATGTTGAGTTCATGAAGGCTCTGCATGAGAAGGTCAACATTGTGCCCCTGATTGCCAAAGCTGACTGCCTGATCCCCTCTGAGATCCGAAAGCTGAAGGAGAGG ATCCGGGAAGAGATTGACAAATTTGGCATTAAAGTGTATCAGTTTCCTGAGTGTGACTCTGATGAAGATGAGGAGTTCAAGCAGCAAGACAGAGAGCTGAAG GAGAGCGCTCCCTTCGCTGTCATCGGCAGCAACACCGTGGTGGAGGCAAAAGGCCAGCGGGTCCGGGGACGGCTCTACCCCTGGGGCATTGTGGAAG TGGAAAACCAGGCCCACTGTGACTTCGTGAAGCTGCGGAACATGCTGATCCGGACACACATGCACGACCTGAAGGACGTCACTTGTGATGTCCACTACGAGAACTACCGAGCTCAGTGCATCCAGCAAATGACCAG CAAGCTGACTCAGGACAACAGGATAGAAAGCCCCATTCCTATCTTGCCTCTCCCAACACCAGACACAGAGACAGAGAAGCTGATTAAGATGAAGGATGAGGAG
- the SEPTIN5 gene encoding septin-5 isoform X4 — MVAGESGLGKSTLVNSLFLTDLYKDRKLLNAEERINQTVEIIKHTVDIEEKGVKLKLTIVDTPGFGDAVNNTECWKPITDYIDQQFEQYFRDESGLNRKNIQDNRVHCCLYFISPFGHGLRPVDVEFMKALHEKVNIVPLIAKADCLIPSEIRKLKERIREEIDKFGIKVYQFPECDSDEDEEFKQQDRELKESAPFAVIGSNTVVEAKGQRVRGRLYPWGIVEVENQAHCDFVKLRNMLIRTHMHDLKDVTCDVHYENYRAQCIQQMTSKLTQDNRIESPIPILPLPTPDTETEKLIKMKDEELRRMQEMLQKMQQQMQDQ, encoded by the exons ATGGTTGCAG GAGAGTCGGGTCTGGGCAAATCCACGCTGGTGAATAGCCTGTTCCTGACAGACCTCTACAAAGACAGGAAGCTCCTCAATGCAGAGG AGAGGATCAACCAGACAGTGGAGATCATCAAGCACACAGTGGACATTGAGGAGAAGGGTGTCAAGCTGAAGCTGACCATAGTGGACACACCAGGCTTTGGAGATGCTGTTAACAACACGGAGTG ctggaagccCATCACTGACTACATTGACCAGCAGTTTGAGCAGTATTTCCGTGATGAGAGTGGCCTGAACCGGAAGAACATCCAGGACAACCGAGTGCATTGCTGCCTCTACTTCATCTCTCCCTTTGGGCACGG gctgaggcCTGTGGATGTTGAGTTCATGAAGGCTCTGCATGAGAAGGTCAACATTGTGCCCCTGATTGCCAAAGCTGACTGCCTGATCCCCTCTGAGATCCGAAAGCTGAAGGAGAGG ATCCGGGAAGAGATTGACAAATTTGGCATTAAAGTGTATCAGTTTCCTGAGTGTGACTCTGATGAAGATGAGGAGTTCAAGCAGCAAGACAGAGAGCTGAAG GAGAGCGCTCCCTTCGCTGTCATCGGCAGCAACACCGTGGTGGAGGCAAAAGGCCAGCGGGTCCGGGGACGGCTCTACCCCTGGGGCATTGTGGAAG TGGAAAACCAGGCCCACTGTGACTTCGTGAAGCTGCGGAACATGCTGATCCGGACACACATGCACGACCTGAAGGACGTCACTTGTGATGTCCACTACGAGAACTACCGAGCTCAGTGCATCCAGCAAATGACCAG CAAGCTGACTCAGGACAACAGGATAGAAAGCCCCATTCCTATCTTGCCTCTCCCAACACCAGACACAGAGACAGAGAAGCTGATTAAGATGAAGGATGAGGAG